A genomic region of Trifolium pratense cultivar HEN17-A07 linkage group LG3, ARS_RC_1.1, whole genome shotgun sequence contains the following coding sequences:
- the LOC123918999 gene encoding F-box protein SKIP23-like yields MAADWSQLPKDLLQLIYKKLNNQFYQLRFRSVCSPWRSSISKNHLNNLPSKLPSSSNSNNTSRKFPLSKRSIFLITPPPNQQTLNPWLIKIGPDSNNQTHLWHPLSRDTQFPLHYPIIDFNQLSVQDLGHEFVIGNFPSRRPFYINRNNSLDPGKVVVCDTWHNGINDCSLLLTIHVNGDLAIFRCGDERWTLIPSISEFSYSDVCVFNGRPMAIDISGQIVEVRPDLSLDLVMESGFGEEKMFLVESDGELLLVSGHLSYDCDDSVLDDDGEGIYDGAVQFDVFRLDEKEKKWLHVKNLGNRVLFLGEDCAFSASFIGNGNCVIFSDTVFHSVHSAELGISVFHLDGRRTSPLSDFPCYSNLFWPAPEWVELLTDNSRVCVLD; encoded by the coding sequence ATGGCGGCTGACTGGTCTCAACTCCCTAAAGATCTCCTCCAATTAATatacaaaaaattgaacaaCCAATTCTATCAACTTCGTTTTCGATCTGTCTGTTCACCATGGCGCTCTTCCATTTCCAAAAACCATCTCAACAATTTACCTTCCAAACTCCCATCCTCCTCCAACTCCAACAACACTTCCAGAAAATTTCCTCTCTCCAAAAGATCCATCTTCCTCATCACTCCACCCCCAAATCaacaaaccctaaacccttGGTTAATCAAAATCGGTCCAGATTCCAATAACCAAACTCATCTCTGGCATCCTCTATCACGTGACACACAGTTCCCTCTTCATTACCCCATTATTGATTTCAATCAACTCTCCGTCCAAGATCTCGGACACGAATTCGTCATCGGTAACTTCCCTTCCCGGCGTCCCTTTTATATCAACCGCAACAACTCACTCGATCCGGGAAAGGTCGTTGTTTGTGACACGTGGCATAACGGAATAAATGATTGTTCTCTTCTCCTTACTATTCATGTTAACGGTGACCTTGCAATTTTCCGATGCGGTGATGAGCGGTGGACATTGATTCCTAGCATTAGCGAGTTTTCTTACAGTGATGTATGTGTCTTCAATGGGCGGCCTATGGCGATTGATATTTCTGGTCAGATTGTTGAGGTGAGACCGGACTTAAGCTTGGATTTGGTGATGGAGAGTGGGTTTGGTGAAGAAAAAATGTTCTTGGTGGAGAGTGATGGTGAGTTGTTGCTAGTCAGTGGCCATCTGTCTTATGATTGTGATGACAGTGTtttggatgatgatggtgaaggaaTTTACGATGGGGCTGTGCAATTTGATGTGTTTAGGCTTGATGAGAAGGAGAAAAAGTGGTTGCATGTAAAAAATTTGGGGAATAGGGTTTTGTTTTTGGGGGAAGATTGTGCATTTTCTGCTTCCTTCATTGGCAACGGGAATTGTGTAATATTTAGTGATACTGTTTTTCACAGTGTTCATTCGGCTGAGCTTGGGATTAGTGTTTTTCACTTGGATGGACGTCGTACTTCGCCTTTGTCTGATTTTCCTTGTTATTCTAACTTGTTTTGGCCAGCTCCAGAATGGGTCGAGCTGCTTACTGACAACAGCAGAGTTTGTGTCTTGGATTGA
- the LOC123919000 gene encoding F-box protein SKIP23-like, whose product MAADWSQLPEDLLQQIYQKLNNQFYQLRFRSVCSPWRSSICKNHLNNLPTKLPSSCSNSNNTSITLSISKRSIFLITPPPNQQTLNPWLIKIGPDSNNQTHLWHPLSRDTQFPLYHPIIIDFNQISVRDLGREFVIGNFPSRRPLYIDCNNSLDPGKVVVCDTWHNGIDRCSLLLTIHGTGELAIFRCGDEQWTLIPSISEFPYTDVCMFNGRPIAVDIFGEVVEVRPDLSLDLVVEHGMYGGKKKVLVESDGELLLLVSGHLSYDYDDSVLDDDGEGIYDGAVQIDVFRLDEKEKKWLHVTDLGNRVLFWGEDCAFSASFIGNGNCVIFSDAVFRSVHSAELGISVFHLDGRCTSPLSDFPCYSNLFWPAPEWVKLNIDNSRVCVLD is encoded by the coding sequence ATGGCCGCAGACTGGTCTCAACTCCCTGAGGATCTCCTCCAACAAATATACCAAAAATTGAACAACCAATTTTATCAACTTCGTTTTCGATCTGTCTGTTCACCATGGCGCTCTTCCATTTGCAAAAATCATCTCAACAACTTACCTACCAAACTCCCATCCTCCTGCTCCAATTCAAACAACACTTCCATAACATTATCTATCTCCAAAAGATCCATCTTCCTCATCACTCCACCCCCAAATCaacaaaccctaaacccttGGTTAATCAAAATTGGTCCAGATTCGAATAACCAAACTCATCTCTGGCATCCTCTATCACGTGACACACAATTCCCTCTTTATCACCCCATTATTATTGATTTCAATCAAATCTCCGTCCGAGATCTCGGACGTGAATTCGTCATCGGTAACTTCCCTTCCCGACGTCCCCTTTATATCGACTGCAACAACTCACTTGACCCGGGAAAGGTCGTTGTTTGTGACACGTGGCATAATGGAATAGATCGTTGTTCTCTTCTCCTCACTATTCATGGTACCGGGGAACTTGCAATTTTCCGATGTGGCGATGAGCAGTGGACGTTAATTCCTAGCATTAGCGAGTTTCCTTACACTGATGTCTGTATGTTCAATGGGCGGCCTATTGCGGTTGATATTTTCGGTGAGGTTGTTGAGGTGAGACCAGACTTAAGCTTGGATTTGGTGGTGGAGCATGGGATGTATGGTGGAAAGAAAAAGGTCTTGGTGGAGAGTGATGGTGAGTTGTTGTTGTTAGTCAGTGGGCATTTGTCTTATGATTATGATGACAGTGTTTTGGATGATGATGGCGAAGGAATTTACGATGGGGCTGTGCAAATTGATGTGTTTAGGCTTGATGAGAAGGAGAAAAAGTGGTTGCATGTAACAGATTTGGGGAATAGGGTTTTGTTTTGGGGGGAAGATTGTGCATTTTCTGCTTCGTTCATTGGCAACGGGAATTGTGTGATATTTAGTGATGCTGTTTTTCGCAGTGTTCATTCCGCTGAGCTTGGGATTAGTGTTTTTCACTTGGATGGACGTTGTACTTCGCCTTTGTCTGATTTTCCTTGTTATTCTAACTTGTTTTGGCCAGCTCCAGAATGGGTCAAGCTGAATATTGACAACAGCAGAGTTTGTGTCTTGGATTGA